The DNA segment AGGCTTCAGTCCGCCGCTCCGCCGGGACCCGCGCGATCAATTCCTCGGGAATCATTACCGTGGCACACCAACACGGGCCTTTGTAGGCCGCCGCCGTGCAAAGCTGGCACTCGTTGGGCCGGCCGCACAGCGGGCAGTTGCTGGCGCACACCTCGCTCATCACGTCACCATGAAAGTGAGCCGCCGGTTTGGTATTCGGTCAGCCTATACGGTCGGCAATATGGGGCATTTGTGGCAACAGTTCCTGCGCTTGAAGAACTCAAAACACATCCTTCAAAAAAGGTCAGAGAATATGCGATAGAAGCTTTGGAACGCATAGAAACATCATCACGTTAAGACTTGCCTTCGATACGTAGTTGCGCTGAAAAGCATCACTCCACCCGGCAATACGCCGCCAGGCCTTGGATTCCACCTTCGCGACCAAAACCGCTTTCCTTGTAGCCGCCGAACGGGCTGGTCGGATCGAACTTGTTGTAGGAATTGGCCCAGACCACTCCCGCGCGCAGTTGGTTCACAATCTTGAAAATCTTGCTGCCCTTATCGGTCCACACGCCGGCGCTCAAACCGTAAGGCGTGTTGTTCGCGCGAGCCACCGCTTCCTCGGGCGTGCGAAACGTCATCACGCTCAGCACCGGCCCAAAAATTTCCTCCTGCGCCACGCGATGCGCGTGCGTTACGCCCGTGAGAAAGGCGGGCGCATACCAGTAGCCCCGCGCCGGTAACGCACAGCGGGCCTGCGTCAGTTGCGCGCCTTCCTCCACGCCGCTTTGCACCAGCCTTTTGATCTTCTCCAACTGCGGTTTGGAATTGATCGCGCCGATGTCGGTGTTCTTGTCGAGCGGATTGCCGACGCGCAACGTCTGGATGCGGTCGCGCAGTTTTTTGATGACGGTCTTGTAAATTCCTTCCTGCACGAACAACCGCGAACCGGCGCAACAAACGTGGCCTTGGTTGAAATAAATTCCCGCGATGACGCCTTCGATGGCCTGATCAATCGGCGCGTCCTCGAACAAAATGTTCGCCGCCTTGCCCCCGAGTTCGAGCGTGAGCTTGGGAATTTTTGTGGCTGTGTTCGTGAGAATACGGCTAATTTCCTTTGAGTCAGCCGCACTCTCACGAGTGCAGCCACGATTCGCAATCGCCCGCGCAATCGCCTTCCCCACCTCCGTGCTGCCGGTGAACGCGATCTTATCCAGGTCTGGATGATTGACGAGGGCCGCGCCCGTTTCTCCCGCGCCGGTGACGATGTTCACTACGCCTTCGGGCAATTCCGCCTCCTGAAAAATTTGCGCCAAACGCAACGCGGTGAGCGACGTGGTTTCGGCAGGCTTCAACACCACCGTGTTACCACACGCAAGAGCGGGCGCAATTTTCCACGCCGCCATGAGCAAGGGGAAATTCCAGGGAATGATCTGTCCTGCCACGCCGAGCGGACGCGGGGTTCGGCCCGGAAAGGCATAAGCCAGTTTATCCGCCCAACCGGCGTAATAGAAAAAGTGCGCCGCGGCGGTTGGCACATCAAAGTCGCGCGATTCCTTGATGGGCTTGCCGCCATCCAGGGTCTCGAGCACGGCCAGTTCGCGCGCCTTTTCCTGAATGATGCGGGCGATGCGATACAGATACTTGCCGCGTTCGCGTCCGGGCATCTTGCGCCAGACCTTGTCGTAAGCGTGCCGCGCCGACTTTACTGCTGCGTCCACGTCCGCGGCGTTGGCTGTTGCGATCTCCGTGAGTTGTTGTTCCGTGGCCGGATTAAGAGACGGAAAATATTTCCCCGACTTTGGCGCGACGAATTTGCCGCCGATGAATAACCCATGTCGCGGCGCGATGACATAATGCTTGGATTCCTCCGGTGCTGGTGCGTAATCCCATTTACTGCCGAAGTTCAAGCGCCGTTCCTTGAGCGGCACGACCGCAGGCGTTGGTAGGGTAACAGCGCGCTTGGCGGAAAGTTTCACAGCTTTGCTTTTGGTTTTCATGAGATGATTTAGACAGAATTTACCGAATTATGCAGAATTCTTCCCAAGGGCCGGGAAGTTGTGTGGTCTGCGTCTTGAAATTCTGTTCATTAGGTTAATTCTGTCTTCCTTCAGTGGAATTTTATGTCTTCGATCTTTGGGGTCCGGAATTTCTTTTTCAGAAATTTTGGTTGTTGGATTCATCGGCCTTTAATTCTGTCTAAATCACGGCAGTGAGAAGTAGTCCGCACTTTGATAATTTCCGTCCGCTGTTTTCGCGATCTGCATGAGCAGGTCGTTAACCAGCGAGCTGGCGCCGAAGCGGAACAGTTCCGGCGTGAGCCAGTCGTCGCCGAGGGTTTCCTTGACCATCACCAGGTAGGCAAGCGCCTGCTTGGAATTACGGATGCCGCCGGCGGGTTTCATGCCGATGCGGATGCCGGTGGCGAAAAAATAATCGCGGATGGCTTCGAGCATGACGAGCGTGACGGGCAATGTGGCGGCGGGATTCACTTTGCCGGTGCTGGTCTTGATGAAATCGCCGCCCGCTTGCATGGCGATTTCGCTGGCAAGGCGGACGTTGTCGTAGGTGACGAGTTCACCAGTTTCCAGAATCACCTTCAGATGCGCCGGGCCGCAGGCTGCCTTGGTGGCGGCGATTTCATCGAAGACGCGCGCATGGTCGCCAGCCAGAAAGGCCGCGCGATTGATCACCATGTCAATTTCATCCGCGCCCGCAGCCACGGTGCGACGAACTTCGTCGAGCTTCGTCTTGAGCGGATATTGGCCGCTGGGAAAACCGGTCGCGACGGCGGCAATGTTGACCGGAGAATTCTCCCCAAGAAATTTGCGCGCGTATTTCACCAGGTTGGGATAGACGCACACGGCGGCGCAACTGGGCACGGTGTACTTCGGATCGGCGGGTTGCAACGCTTTGCGGCACAAATACGCCACTTTGCCCGGCGTATCGCTGCCTTCCAACGTGGTGAGATCGCACATGGCCACCGCCATTTTCAGCCCGGCCAGCTTGGCGCTGGTTTTAATGCTGCGGCGGGCAAAAGCCGCGGCGCGTTCTTCCACCGTGACCTGATCCACGGTCGGCGCAAAAAACGCGGAAGTCGCCGCACGGTGAAATCCATCTCGAGGGGCCAGCGCTTTCATATCAATGTGGATAAACTTGCGGGCGACTTCGAAGCGAGTCAACTCTGACTCGTTTCCACACGAAACGATTATCAGAAAGTGCGGTGAGTTGTCGGGAAATAAATCGCGTTCACCCGATGGCTCAACCCTCGGGCGTTCGCGCGTCCAGCCAGCGCAGTGCGCCGGCCAAGTCGTTGAAGGCCCCGTCGAGTTGCGCCTCGAAGGCCGCTTTCAGAGTGACGCCAAATTCCCGGTCTGGTCGCCAGCCGCGCGCGATCAAGTGTCGCCCCTGCAGCAACGGCTTCGGCGCGGCGGCTTGCAGGCGCAACGCCGCCGCTTTCTCTTTCAGGGCCAGAATACCAGGCGGAACAATTCGAGGTTTGGGCGGACGACCGAAGGAATCCGCCAGCATGACCAGGCAGAGATCGTCAATCGTGGCGGGCTTCAACGCGTTGGCCAGGCGGCGCACGGAACGAGCGGTGACGGTTTGTAGTTGCGCCAAATGATGTGTGACCAGCGGCACGATGCGGCTCGTCAGTTCCTGCGATACTTTCAACCGCGCGAGGAAGGTCTCCGTCAACGGTCCGCCTTGTTGTTCATGTCCAGGCGAAACGATCCGCATCCGTCCGTGCCGCTCCGCGCGATGGGTGGTCGCGGGTTTGCCAAAGTCGTGTGCGAGCACCGCCACCATCAGCACGCGGCGCGTGGTTTCGTCCGCCGCCTGCCAGTCCGGCAATTCCGCCAGCGCGTCGCAGCAGTGACCCGTGTGCGTGAACACGTCGCCTTCCGGATGCCATTCCGGATCTTGCGGCGTGTTCACCAGCGCCGCCAGTTCGGGAAAATGCTGCAGCCAGTTCGTGACTTGCAGGAAACGCAAACCCGCCGCTGGTTCGCGGCTCGCGCCTGCCCACTTGAGCCACTCCAGGCCGACGCGCTCGGGCGCCAATTCCGTGAAAGTGTGACTGATGGAGCGGCACAATGCGACCGTGTCCGGCGCGGGCGTCAACTGAAACCGCGCGACGAATTGCATGCCGCGCAAGACGCGCAAAGGATCGTCGGCGAAGCGGTCGCTGGTGTGACGCAAAATGCGATCCGCCAGGTCCTGTCGCCCGCCGAAGAAATCCAGATACTCATTCGTGCGCGGATTGAACATTAACGCGTTGATGGTGAAATCGCGGCGGCTGGCGGCTTCGCGCGGCTCAAGGTTCGGATCGAACTCAATCGCGAAACCTTTGTGGCCGGCGGCGGTTTTGGAATCACGCCGCGGCAGGCTGAAATCCCATTGCGCGCCATCCGGACGGGTGAATTTGATGACGCCGAACGATTTGCCGACCAAGTCCGCGCGCCCGTGGCGGCGCAGGCCATTAACCAGCGTTTCATAATCCACGCCATAAACTTCAAGGTCGAAGTCGGTTTGTGGACGACCGAGCCAGGCGTCCCGAACGCAACCACCCACCAGATAAGCGCGGGATAGTTCCGGCGTGGTTTGCAACAATTGACGCAAGTCGGCCGGCAGTTTCATATCACCAGCGGAGGGTTGACGCCACGCGATGAAACCTCGCCGCCGGCGGCGCTAAACAAAGCGTTGCCGGTGCAGAATGAAGTAAAGTCCCGCATACACTTTCGGATCAATCATCACGCCGGAGCGCGCCCTGGCTTCCAGCCAGGCATGGACTTCCGCCAACGACACTTCATGCACCGTGATGGCTTCCCGCGCCACCCCGCCGCCCGCACCGATGCGCTGCAGTTTGGTCGCATAAAAGAACGTCGAGATTTCCGTTCCCATTCCACTGCAGGCGGGGCCGTGCGTCAACTGTTCCAACTGCCCGGCGGCGTATCCGGTTTCCTCAAGCAATTCGCGTCGCGCCGCGGCCAATGCGGATTCTTTTGCGCTGCCTGAATCATCACCAATCAGCCCCGCCGGCAACTCAATGGTGCGCGCATGAATGGGAATTCGATACTGCTCCACCAGGAGAACTTTTTGTGCCTCACTTACCGCCACCAGTAAAACGGCGCCAGTGGCGTTGGGACGGTCCACATATTCCCAATGTCCCTCCTGAATCAGGGCGAGAAATTTACCGGTGTAGAGCCGGGTTTGTGGTAATGCTTCCATCAGTTTCAGAATTTCCAAACTAAAGTCGTCAAGCCCGAGGCGCGCGCCCCGTCCGGCTTGCTTCCGGTTTGATGCATGCTCGCCCCGCCCGGCCAACCCGACGGCTTCGATTCGACCGCGCGGCTTCTTACATCACCATCCCGCCGTCAATGGTCAGCACCTGACCGGTGACGTACCGCCCCGCGTCGCTGGCGAGATAAAGCGCACCGTTGGCGATGTCTTCGGCCTGACCGAACCAGCCGAGCGGCACCTGTTTCAAAATCACGTCGCGCAAATCAGGTTTCAAATCCGAGGTCATGTCGGTTTCGATGAATCCGGGCGCGATGGCGTTCACGGTTACGCCGCGAGAGGCCAGTTCGCGGGCGGTGGATTTGGTGAAGCCGATCAAACCGGCCTTGCTGGCGGCATAGTTGCACTGGCCGGGATTACCGATCAAACCAATCACCGAGGCGATGTTGATGATGCGTCCCGAGCGTTGCCGCGCAAAGTTGCGGAACAGCGCGCGGGTGAAATGGAAGGCGCCTTTGAGATTGGTGTTCAACACCGTGTCCCAATCCGCGTCGCTCATGCGCATCAACAAACCGTCCCGCGTGACGCCGGCGTTATTGACCAGGATGTTCACCTTGCCGCAGTCCGCGAGAATTTTTTCCGCAGCGGCGGTGACGGTCGCGCCATCCGCCACGTCCACCGCCAAGGCCCAGGCCTGGCGACCGAGCGCGCGGATTTCTGTGGCGACTTTTTCCGAATTTTCCACCGTGCGGGAAACGACGGCCACATCCGCACCGGCGGCGGCAAATTTCAAAGCGATGGCTCGACCGATGCCGCGACTGGCCCCGGTAACAACGGCAATTTGACTGGCAAGTTGACTCATGACGGCATGCAGCGTGTTAAGGCATGGCGCTGGCGTCAAGCATCCACTGCGGTGGCGCGCTTGACCCGCCCCAGGCCCGCTCCTAGCATCAGCGGGTGAGGATGAGGAAAATTTTCCGATGGTTGTGCGTGATGGGATTGGGGACGATGGGCCTCGTTCATTCGGCATCAGCCGCCGAATTGATCAACGGCGTCAAAGCCGTGGTGCATACGTCGGTCATCACCTATGGGGAAATCGAATCGGACGTGGCCATGATGGCCGAGGATTTGTATCGCCAGTACGGCCGGCAGCCCGCTGTGTTTCAGGAAAAGATCGAAGCCGCGCGTCGGGAAAGTTTCGAACGCGCGGAAAAGCATCAATTGATTCTGCACGATTTCGAAAAGAAGGGTTACAGCCTGCCGGAGGTGGTGATTGATGAAGTAGTGAACGACGAAATCAAACGCTACGGCGATCGGGCGACTTTGACCAAAACCCTGCAGGCTCGCGGCATGACCTTTGAAAAATGGCGGCAACAAATCAAGGAACGCTTTCTCGTCAGTCAGTTGCGGCGCAAGAACGTCAATCAGGAAACCATCATCTCGCCGTACAAAATCGAGGAGTATTACCAGGCGCATCAGGAGACCTACCAGGTTTCCGAACAGGTCAAATTGCGCATGATCATGCTGAATAAAAACGAGGGTGCGTCCGAGGAGGTGGGCATGACTCTGGACCTCGCCCGGGAAATTCTGGCGAAGCTTAAAGCGGGCGCGCCATTTGCCGAAATGGCCACCATTTATTCGCAGGGCGCGCAACGGACCCAGGGCGGCGAATGGGGTTGGACGGAAAAGTCCGTGCTGCGCTCCGAGCTGGCCGAGGTTGCCTTCAAACTCAATCCCGGCGAACTCAGCGACGTAATCGAAACACCGCAGGCTTATTTCATCATGTTGCTGGAGGATAAACGCACGGCGCACGTAAAACCCATCGGCGAAGTGCGCGACGAAATTGAAAGCACGCTGCAGCAGCAGGAAAGCGCGCGGTTGGAAGCGAGCTATATTGACAAGTTGAGGAAGGAAACCTTCATCCGGATTTTTGATTATTAAATCCGCGGCCGGATGGAATTCTGGTTATGACGCAAGCCATCGGCATCTCGTTGGGAGACATCACCGGCATCGGGCCGGAAGTCACGCTCAAGGCGTTGGCGGCCGAACTGCCACGGGACGATGCGCGTTACGTGCTGTTTGGCGAACCAACGATCCTCCGACATTGGAATGAGCGCTTGCAACTGGCGTTGCCGCTCGGGAAAGCGCGGCTGCAACTCGCCAGCAAGTCCGAACGCGATCTCACTCTGAACCTTCATCCCGGCGCCGCGCCGGCCGCGCGCGCCGCCGTCGCCTGGCTGCGGGCCGGCGCGGAACGTTGTCGGCAAGGCGAACTGGCGGCTCTCGTCACTGCTCCTGTGAACAAGGCGGCCATCGTGCGCTCCGGCCAGCCGTTTGTGGGGCAGACGGAATTGCTCTCCCAACTTGCGCAAACCCAACGGACGGCCATGATGTTGCTCGGTACGGATGAGCGTGGCCGCTGGCTGCGCGTGGCGTTGGCGACCGTGCATATTTCCATCAAGTCCGTCCCCGAAAAACTGACTACGGAGCGAATCAAACTGGCCATTGAACTCGCCACGCAAGCCTGTCGCGATTTGGGGCTGTCGCGCGCCCGGGTGGCTGTTTGTGGATTGAATCCGCACGCCGGTGAAGGCGGCGAATTTGGCACGGAAGAAATCACCACCATCAGCCCTCTCGTGCAGGTGATGCAGCAGAACGGCTTTGATGTCGTTGGTCCGCTAAGCGGCGACACCGTGTTCCACTACGCGTTGCAGGGAGATTACGACGCGGTGGTGGCGATGTATCACGACCAGGGATTGGCGCCGTTGAAAGCGGTGGCTTTTGAAAGTGGAATCAACTGGACGTTGGGATTGCCATTCATCCGCACCTCACCCGATCACGGCACGGCCTACAACATTGCCGGTCAGGGAACGGCCAATCCGTCCAGCATGATCGCCGCGATCCGATTGGCCAAACAACTGATCCGCGCCCGGCGTTAGATATTTTCGCGCGGAGCTGACGAAGTCGCTGCTATCGGCAAAGGCGCGATCCGTTTGACGCGCAATCCATTTTTTTCTGCCGCGCCGGCAAAAGACAGGATGCCGCGTTTGGCGGTCACGCCCGCGTACGGATCGTTGGTCGTCAGCAGATTTCCATCAATATCCAGGTAGTCGCACAATTCGGCCAGATGCGCGGCGGCGCTGATCAGCACGCTGGTTTCGATCATGCAACCGATCATGGTTTTCAACCCCAACTGCCGCGCGCGGCTCAAGGCGTTGAATCCCTCGCTGACGCCGCCGGTTTTAACCAGCTTCACGTTCACGCCGTGGAAACATTCGGCGCAGTGCGCGAGGTCCGCCGTGGTATGGTACGACTCATCCGCGAACAGCGGCAACGGCGAACGTTCCTTGAGCCAGCGCAAATCGGTCGGTGGCGTGGTCTGCGGCATCGGTTGTTCCACAAACTGAATGTGCCCGTCGTCCGCCAGCCAGTGCAGCCGTTCCAACGCTTCTTCCCGGGTTTTCCAACCTTCATTGGCATCCACGCGCACGGGCTTGTGCGGGGCGACTTCCCGCAGTGCCGCGAGGATTTCCCGATCGCCCGCGACGCCAACTTTCAATTTCAAAACCGGATAGGCGTCAGCGGCCTGCACTTTTTGCCGAATCACTTCGGGCCGATCAATGCCGATGCTGAACGAGGTGACGTGATGCTCGTTGCGAAATCCCAGGCCCAACCAATCATAGATCGGTTTACCCGCCAGCTTCCCGGCGGCGTCCAGCAACGCCAGATTCAAGGCGCATTTGGCCGCGCGATTTCCCGCCGCCACCGTTTCCAAGTACGCCATGCTGCCGGGAATGTCTTCGCTGGAAAGCCGGGCGCCGTCCACCTTGCGGAAAAAATCCTCCACCGTGGCGGGCGATTCGTGATAACGCTGGATCGGGCTGGCTTCACCGATGCCAACGGTGCCTCGGGCATCCGTCAACTCCACCATGACGACCTGGAAAAGATCGGTGCTGCCGCGCGCAATGGTCCAGGTGTTGGCCAGTCGCAATTGTTCCCGCCAGAAGTGCAATTTCATGTTGGCAAAATGACAAATTGTGCGGGTTCCGCAATCGCCGCGTCGCACACAAACATGTTGGAACGGATGAATTTCAAATGACGGTGCCGTCCGGAATGGAAGCGTTCTTGGGAATCACCACGATGCCGTCACGGATGAAATACCATTCGTGATCCACGTGGTCGGGTTTGCCCGCCGGGGAGATGATCACGTTGTTGCCGATGCGCGCGTTTTTATCAATGATGGCATTCTCAATCCGACAATTCGTGCCGATACCCACCCGGGGCCGACCGTGCCGCTCGTGTTCGTTGATGGATTCCCGCGATTCAAAATAATCGCAGCCCAACGCCACCACCCGGTATAATTCCGTGCCGCGCCCCACAATGATGCGCAGGCCGACGATGCTGTTGCGGATTTTGGATGGGTTGATGATGCAGCCATCGGAAATGACCGCGTGATCAATCTGCGCGCCGTTCACTTTCGAGCCGGGAAGAAAGCGCGGGCGACTGAAAATCGGTGCGCTCATGTCGAAGAGATTGAACTTGGGCAATTCCGCCGCCATGTCGAGGTTCGATTCGAAAAAGGCGCGGATCGTGCCGATGTCCTCCCAGTAACCCTGATAGATGTGCGAACAAACCCGGTGCGTCTCGATGGCTCGCGGAATGATGTGCTTGCCGAAGTCGGTGAAATCGTTATCCAGCAGTTTGCGGATCACCTCGCGGTTGAACACGTAAATGCCCATCGAAGCGAGGAAATACTCTTCATCGCCTTTGATTCCCAATTTGGAATACCAGGCCGACGGCAACCGCAACGAATCCTGCACCGCCGGGTCCTTGGGTTTTTCCACAAAGCGCACAATGCTGCGGTCCTCCGCGATTTGCATGATGCCCAGCGCCGCCGCCTCCTTGCGGCGCACGGGAATCGTGGCGATGCTGACATCCGCGCCGCTCTCGCGGTGCTCGGCGATCATGCGCCGAAAATCCATGCGGTACAACTGGTCGCCGCTCAGAATGACCAGATACTCAAAATCATGATCCAAAAAGTGAACCAGATTCTTGCGCACGGCATCCGCCGTGCCTTCGTACCAGGAAGCGTCCGCGAAGGTTTGTTGCGCGGCGAGGATTTCCACGAAGCCGCTGGTGAACTGATCGAACTTATACGACAACGAAATATGCCGGTGCAGCGAGGTCGAGTTGAATTGCGTCAGTACGTAAATCCGGCGGAAACCGGAATTGATGCAATTGGAAATCGGCACGTCCACCAGCCGGTACTTGCCCGCGAACGGCACGGCGGGTTTGGCGCGGTCCTTGGTGAGCGGGAACAACCGCGTGCCTTGGCCGCCACCCATGATGACGCACAGGACGTTGCTGGTGTTGAGAGATTGCCGGGTGATACGGTTCGTGTTTGACATAGCGCCAATCCAGTTACAACTGTGATTTCCTGCCATGCTAGGCCAGTCCGCCGGAAAACCGCAAGCTCCAAGCGGATGAGCCAAACGCAAATGAGAATCCCGACGGCCGTCAGGCCCAACCGGAATGAAGTTCCCTCCAGTAAAACCGGCAAAGCCGGGAGTTGCCACCACCGCGCCCAACTGCCACCATGCGGTCGCCGCGCGGGAAATTTACGCCCCCGGAAAGACACGATTTAAATTATGAAAACAATCAAAGCAGGAATTATCGGCACCGGTTTCATTGGACCGGCACACGTGGAAGCCGCGCGCCGGCTCGGCTTCGTGGAAATGGTGGCGTTATGCGAAGCGAATGAGGATCTCGCCCGCGCCAAAGCCACCGCGTTGGGCATCCCCAAATCCTACGGCAGCATCGCCGCCTTGCTCAAAGACAAGGAGGTCGAAGTCATTCATAACTGCACGCCGAACCACATCCATTTCGAGATCAGCAAAAAAATCATGGCGGCGGGCAAACACGTCATCTCCGAAAAGCCGCTGGCCATGACCACCAAGGAATCGCGCGAGCTGGTGAAGCTCGCCAAGCAGACCGGCGTGGTGAACGCCATTGATTTCAATTACCGCTATTATCCGCTCGTCCAAGAGGCGCGGAATCAGGTGGCCTCCGGCCAATTGGGTGACGTGTTCCACGCCACCGGCAGTTACACGCAGGACTGGCTTTACCTCGCCACGGATTGGAATTGGCGGCTCGTCCCGCAATTCAGCGGCAAGTCGCGCGCCGTGGCGGATGTCGGTTCGCACTGGTGCGACGCCATTCAGTTCATCACCGGACTGAAAATCACCAAGGTATTCGGCGACTTCCAAACCATCCACAAGCGCCGCATGAAACCCAAAAAGGAGGTGGAAACCTACTCGGGCAAAATGCTCAAGCCGACGGATTACGAACCGGTGCCGATCCATACGGAGGACTTTGCCAGTGTGTTGTTCCAGTTCGCCAACGGCGCGCACGGCTCGTTCAGCGTGTCGCAATGCTTTGCCGGCAGAAAAAACCGGCTGTTCTACGAACTGGCCGGATCGAAGAAATCGCTCGTATGGGATCAGGAGCGCCCCAACGAACTTTGGATCGGTTATCGCGAGAAGCCGAATGAGCTGCTGATCAAAGATCCATCGCTCCTGAGTCCGGGCGCGCGGGCTTACGCGCATTACCCCGGCGGTCATCCCGAAGCGTATCCGGACGGACTCAAGAATTTTCTGCTCCGCGTTTACGCCTACGTTGCCGGCAAAGAAAAGCGACCGGATTTCAGCACGTTCCAGGATGGACATGATGAACTCGCCATCTGCGAAGCCATTCTGGCCAGTTCCAAATCCAAGAAGTGGGAGACGGTGAAATACTGATGCAACCTGGGTGTTGGCGTAGGGAAATTTACGGATTTAACCGTAACGGTGCGGTTTTCCCTTGATTCCAAGAGAGGGATCTGCCACCGTCGCGTCCGCAACTCAATAAAAGACTGTAAATAAGATCATGAAAATAAGTCCTATAATAGTACCTGTTGTATGTGGCGCTGTGGCAATGGCATTTGCTACCACCACCGTAAATGCACAAACCTTGTGGAGTCAAAATTTCGAAACCGACACCACGGCGAACTGGAGCGTGAACACGTTAGGCCTCGGCTCGGACGCCAACTTCTTCTTTGACTACAGCTCAGTCGGTATTCCCCAAGCCCCCCATTCGGGCGTGTCCGATGGCACGTATGGCCTGCGGTTGCGGGCGAACCAGTTTGGTTTTGGCACTGCGACTTTCCCTGCGGGCGTCAGTGTGTCACCGATTGGTCAAAGCTTTACGGGCGATTATATCCTGCGTTTTGACATGTGGCTAAACTTCACCGGTCCGGCTCCAAGCGGAGGCACGGGTTCGACGCAAATCTCGGGTGCCGGCATCGGCACCGCCGGCACCTCCTCACAAATCGCGGGCGGGGTGGTGGACAGCATCTTTTTTGGCGGTAGCGGCGAAGGCGGCACCGCAACCGATTATCGCGCTTACGCACCCGCGGCTCAAACCAGTTACACAGTCGCTTCTGGAGTTTATGCGGCCGGAAGCCAAAATAATAGCGACGCTTACTATGCCCAGTTCGGTGGTGAGACCGCTCCAGCCGCCCAAATAGCGCTATACCCAAATCAAACTGGGGCCACGGCGGCCGGAACATTAGGCTGGGCTTGGCGCGACGTGGAAATTGCGAATGTTGGCGGTATCATTACTTGGAAAGTGGATGGCTTGCTGATGGCGACGGTGGACGCATCCGCCGCCGGAACGCTTGGTGGCAATAACATTCTCTTCAATCAGTTCGATATCAACGCCTCCACAACCGACCTCACCGGTAACGATGTGTTGTTCGGCCTGTTTGACAACATTGTTGTCACCGCCGTGCCGGAGCCGACCAGCTTGGCGTTGGTTGGTCTTGGAGCGCTGGCGCTGTTTGCGCGCCGTCGCAAGTAAGAATTCCAATTCAGGTTACTTCAACCGCTCGGGAGAAATCCCGGGCGGTTTTTATTTTGCTGCCAGCAACGCTTGAACCTGCGCGGCAATGTCGCCGCCGCGCATCAGACTTTCGCCAACCAGGATGGCGCCCGCGCCGCAGGCTTTAAGACGTTGCACATCCGCACGAGTGAAAATGCCGCTCTCCGCGACCAACAGCGATGCGTGAGACGTAGCAGACGACATGAACAACTTCGCGGCCAGCCGTTCGGTGGTGGCGAGGTCAACTTTGAACGTCTTCAAATCGCGGTTGTTCACCCCGATCAGTTTCGCGCCGATGGCAACCGCGCGGGCCAGCTCTGCCTCATCGTGAACCTCCACCAACACCGTCAAACCAGCCTCCACCGCCAGGTCGTGAAAATTTTGCAACCGGACGTCATC comes from the Verrucomicrobiia bacterium genome and includes:
- the deoC gene encoding deoxyribose-phosphate aldolase, with protein sequence MKALAPRDGFHRAATSAFFAPTVDQVTVEERAAAFARRSIKTSAKLAGLKMAVAMCDLTTLEGSDTPGKVAYLCRKALQPADPKYTVPSCAAVCVYPNLVKYARKFLGENSPVNIAAVATGFPSGQYPLKTKLDEVRRTVAAGADEIDMVINRAAFLAGDHARVFDEIAATKAACGPAHLKVILETGELVTYDNVRLASEIAMQAGGDFIKTSTGKVNPAATLPVTLVMLEAIRDYFFATGIRIGMKPAGGIRNSKQALAYLVMVKETLGDDWLTPELFRFGASSLVNDLLMQIAKTADGNYQSADYFSLP
- a CDS encoding HD domain-containing protein, translated to MKLPADLRQLLQTTPELSRAYLVGGCVRDAWLGRPQTDFDLEVYGVDYETLVNGLRRHGRADLVGKSFGVIKFTRPDGAQWDFSLPRRDSKTAAGHKGFAIEFDPNLEPREAASRRDFTINALMFNPRTNEYLDFFGGRQDLADRILRHTSDRFADDPLRVLRGMQFVARFQLTPAPDTVALCRSISHTFTELAPERVGLEWLKWAGASREPAAGLRFLQVTNWLQHFPELAALVNTPQDPEWHPEGDVFTHTGHCCDALAELPDWQAADETTRRVLMVAVLAHDFGKPATTHRAERHGRMRIVSPGHEQQGGPLTETFLARLKVSQELTSRIVPLVTHHLAQLQTVTARSVRRLANALKPATIDDLCLVMLADSFGRPPKPRIVPPGILALKEKAAALRLQAAAPKPLLQGRHLIARGWRPDREFGVTLKAAFEAQLDGAFNDLAGALRWLDARTPEG
- a CDS encoding NUDIX hydrolase, which encodes MEALPQTRLYTGKFLALIQEGHWEYVDRPNATGAVLLVAVSEAQKVLLVEQYRIPIHARTIELPAGLIGDDSGSAKESALAAARRELLEETGYAAGQLEQLTHGPACSGMGTEISTFFYATKLQRIGAGGGVAREAITVHEVSLAEVHAWLEARARSGVMIDPKVYAGLYFILHRQRFV
- the fabG gene encoding 3-oxoacyl-[acyl-carrier-protein] reductase, translated to MSQLASQIAVVTGASRGIGRAIALKFAAAGADVAVVSRTVENSEKVATEIRALGRQAWALAVDVADGATVTAAAEKILADCGKVNILVNNAGVTRDGLLMRMSDADWDTVLNTNLKGAFHFTRALFRNFARQRSGRIINIASVIGLIGNPGQCNYAASKAGLIGFTKSTARELASRGVTVNAIAPGFIETDMTSDLKPDLRDVILKQVPLGWFGQAEDIANGALYLASDAGRYVTGQVLTIDGGMVM
- a CDS encoding aldehyde dehydrogenase family protein; protein product: MKTKSKAVKLSAKRAVTLPTPAVVPLKERRLNFGSKWDYAPAPEESKHYVIAPRHGLFIGGKFVAPKSGKYFPSLNPATEQQLTEIATANAADVDAAVKSARHAYDKVWRKMPGRERGKYLYRIARIIQEKARELAVLETLDGGKPIKESRDFDVPTAAAHFFYYAGWADKLAYAFPGRTPRPLGVAGQIIPWNFPLLMAAWKIAPALACGNTVVLKPAETTSLTALRLAQIFQEAELPEGVVNIVTGAGETGAALVNHPDLDKIAFTGSTEVGKAIARAIANRGCTRESAADSKEISRILTNTATKIPKLTLELGGKAANILFEDAPIDQAIEGVIAGIYFNQGHVCCAGSRLFVQEGIYKTVIKKLRDRIQTLRVGNPLDKNTDIGAINSKPQLEKIKRLVQSGVEEGAQLTQARCALPARGYWYAPAFLTGVTHAHRVAQEEIFGPVLSVMTFRTPEEAVARANNTPYGLSAGVWTDKGSKIFKIVNQLRAGVVWANSYNKFDPTSPFGGYKESGFGREGGIQGLAAYCRVE
- a CDS encoding peptidylprolyl isomerase, with the translated sequence MRKIFRWLCVMGLGTMGLVHSASAAELINGVKAVVHTSVITYGEIESDVAMMAEDLYRQYGRQPAVFQEKIEAARRESFERAEKHQLILHDFEKKGYSLPEVVIDEVVNDEIKRYGDRATLTKTLQARGMTFEKWRQQIKERFLVSQLRRKNVNQETIISPYKIEEYYQAHQETYQVSEQVKLRMIMLNKNEGASEEVGMTLDLAREILAKLKAGAPFAEMATIYSQGAQRTQGGEWGWTEKSVLRSELAEVAFKLNPGELSDVIETPQAYFIMLLEDKRTAHVKPIGEVRDEIESTLQQQESARLEASYIDKLRKETFIRIFDY